The proteins below are encoded in one region of Helianthus annuus cultivar XRQ/B chromosome 2, HanXRQr2.0-SUNRISE, whole genome shotgun sequence:
- the LOC110901985 gene encoding pseudo histidine-containing phosphotransfer protein 6, whose translation MNRLLSLLFHQGVLDEQFLQLQQLQDQTSPNFVSEVVTIYFHESEKQLRNLRSLLLDREMWDYVKLGIHLNQLMGSSSSIGAKRVRNICAAFRTAVEQNNRSACMRALEVLEHEYCYLKNKLHELFQIEQQRVLGDAVRYPGVVHQQ comes from the exons ATGAACCGCTTGCTTTCGTTACTCTTTCACCAGGGTGTTCTTGACGAACAGTTCTTGCAGCTCCAACAGCTTCAAGATCAAACCTCGCCAAACTTCGTCTCTGAAGTCGTCACAATTTACTTCCATGAATCCGAAAAACAGCTTCGTAATCTACGATCCCTATT GTTGGATAGAGAGATGTGGGATTACGTTAAACTCGGAATACATTTGAATCAATTGATGGGAAGCAGTTCAAGCATTGGTGCTAAACGAGTTCGAAACATATGTGCTGCGTTTCGTACGGCTGTCGAACAAAATAACCGTTCAGC GTGCATGAGGGCATTAGAGGTGCTTGAACATGAATATTGCTATTTGAAGAACAAGTTGCATGAGCTTTTTCAA ATAGAGCAACAAAGAGTGCTAGGAGATGCAGTCAGGTACCCAGGTGTGGTGCACCAACAGTGA